Proteins co-encoded in one Pseudomonas fluorescens genomic window:
- a CDS encoding MurR/RpiR family transcriptional regulator, producing MRNLLEQIQSRLEELNKAERKVAEVILLNPQQATRFSIAALAQAAKVSEPTVNRFCRSFGVSGYPELKLQLAQSLASGAAYVSRAVEADDNPEAYTQKIFGSAIASLDSACQALDPNLISRAVDLLIQARQIHFFGLGASAPVALDAQHKFFRFNLAVTAHADVLMQRMIASVAHTGELFVIISYTGRTRELVEVARIARENGASVLGLTAENSPLAKASTLSLNIPLPEDTDIYMPMTSRIIQLTVLDVLATGMTLRRGVDFQPHLRKIKESLNASRYPVGDEFN from the coding sequence GTGCGAAATTTACTGGAACAGATCCAGAGTCGCCTTGAAGAGCTGAACAAGGCCGAACGCAAAGTCGCCGAAGTGATCCTGCTCAACCCACAGCAGGCCACCCGCTTCAGCATCGCCGCCCTCGCCCAGGCAGCAAAGGTCAGTGAACCGACAGTCAACCGTTTCTGCCGCTCGTTCGGCGTCAGCGGCTACCCCGAACTCAAGTTGCAACTGGCACAGAGCCTGGCCAGCGGCGCGGCGTATGTCAGCCGTGCAGTAGAAGCCGACGACAATCCCGAGGCCTACACGCAGAAGATTTTCGGCAGTGCGATCGCGTCGTTGGACAGCGCCTGCCAGGCACTGGACCCGAACCTGATCAGCCGCGCCGTCGACCTGTTGATTCAGGCGCGGCAGATCCACTTCTTCGGCCTCGGCGCTTCGGCGCCGGTGGCGCTGGATGCGCAGCACAAGTTCTTCCGTTTCAACCTGGCGGTGACCGCGCATGCTGATGTGTTGATGCAGCGGATGATTGCTTCGGTGGCGCATACCGGTGAGTTGTTCGTGATCATTTCCTACACCGGGCGCACCCGCGAGCTGGTGGAAGTGGCGCGCATCGCCCGGGAGAACGGCGCTTCGGTACTGGGCCTGACCGCCGAGAACTCGCCCCTGGCCAAGGCCAGTACGCTGAGCCTGAACATTCCGCTTCCGGAAGACACTGACATTTACATGCCGATGACTTCGCGGATCATTCAACTGACTGTGCTGGATGTGTTGGCGACCGGAATGACCTTGCGTCGCGGGGTGGATTTCCAGCCCCATCTGCGCAAGATCAAAGAGAGCTTGAATGCGAGCCGGTATCCGGTGGGTGACGAGTTCAACTGA
- a CDS encoding D-hexose-6-phosphate mutarotase: protein MHEHPLQRFFKSLRERPVFAWERYQMRDVLVIDHPLCQAVFSRQGAQLLHFQPRGQKPWLWCAAKWPHVGAIRGGVPVCWPWYGRHPSENAWPSHGWARLLDWKLLDSSTADDGVRLHWQLQLCDWQVDLHAHLGERMELRLSTEHQDDMPCQLSQALHAYWRIGDVSEIALSGLEGAQGYDQLNREVCQQEGELRVDGGCQRVFQHDGELQLKDHAWQRELCIDTGESADTVVWHPGARPLLGVTWDEISEFVCVEAAAGGKDSLHLAPGEKAHLSLQAWAAA, encoded by the coding sequence ATGCATGAGCATCCGCTGCAACGCTTCTTCAAGTCCTTGCGTGAACGACCGGTGTTCGCCTGGGAGCGCTATCAGATGCGCGATGTGCTGGTGATCGACCATCCGCTGTGTCAGGCGGTGTTCAGTCGTCAGGGTGCGCAGTTGCTGCACTTTCAACCGCGCGGGCAAAAACCGTGGTTATGGTGCGCGGCGAAGTGGCCGCACGTCGGGGCGATCCGTGGTGGTGTCCCGGTTTGCTGGCCGTGGTATGGCCGCCATCCGAGCGAAAACGCGTGGCCGTCCCACGGCTGGGCGCGATTGCTGGACTGGAAACTGCTCGACAGCAGCACCGCCGACGACGGCGTGCGCCTGCATTGGCAATTGCAGCTGTGCGACTGGCAGGTGGATCTGCACGCGCACCTCGGTGAACGCATGGAATTGCGCCTGAGTACCGAGCATCAGGACGACATGCCGTGCCAGTTGAGCCAGGCTTTGCATGCTTACTGGCGTATTGGCGACGTCAGTGAGATAGCGCTGTCTGGGCTCGAAGGGGCGCAGGGTTACGACCAGTTGAATCGTGAGGTTTGCCAGCAGGAAGGCGAGTTGCGGGTCGATGGCGGCTGTCAGCGCGTGTTCCAGCACGACGGCGAATTGCAGCTCAAGGATCACGCCTGGCAGCGCGAGCTGTGCATCGATACCGGCGAAAGTGCGGACACGGTGGTCTGGCATCCGGGGGCGCGGCCGTTGCTGGGCGTGACTTGGGATGAGATCTCGGAATTTGTCTGTGTTGAGGCGGCGGCGGGCGGTAAGGACAGCCTGCATCTGGCGCCGGGGGAGAAGGCGCATCTGAGTTTGCAGGCGTGGGCTGCAGCCTAG
- a CDS encoding carbohydrate porin, which translates to MKKKHVNARLICQMSAAAALVLAGNAMAADAFSSDSKWMTGDWGGERTKLIEQGIDIKADYVGEMGANLHGGYNDDKTGRYSDQFGLGVALDLQKLWGWDNTQAKIQLTNRNGQNISNDRVGDPRAGTLSSSQEVYGRGHMVRLTQLWIQHQFFDNKLDVKAGYFGEGEDFNTFPCEFQNLAFCGSQVGNWATNIWYNWPVSQAAIRVKYNINDELYAQIGAYNQNPSQLEHGNGFKLSGSGTAGTVLPVELVWSPKVNSLPGEYRVGYYKSTADAADVREDINGNDAATTGNAYRTHSSKHGYWFVAQQQLTSHNGDASRGLNIAANATFHDKDTNFIDNYQSVMFVYKGPFDARPKDDVGIGAARIHVNDDVKKNAELLNASNGVSDYDNPVFSPIRETEYNYEINYGFHVTNWLTVRPNLQYITHPGGVDQVDNALVAGLKIQSTF; encoded by the coding sequence ATGAAAAAGAAACACGTCAATGCCCGGTTGATCTGCCAAATGTCAGCTGCGGCCGCATTGGTACTGGCCGGCAATGCCATGGCCGCCGATGCATTCAGCTCCGATTCCAAGTGGATGACGGGCGACTGGGGGGGGGAGCGGACCAAGCTGATCGAGCAAGGCATCGACATCAAGGCCGACTACGTTGGGGAAATGGGCGCCAACCTGCATGGCGGCTACAACGACGACAAGACCGGCCGCTACAGCGACCAGTTCGGTCTGGGCGTGGCACTGGACCTGCAAAAGCTCTGGGGCTGGGACAACACTCAGGCCAAGATCCAGCTGACCAACCGTAACGGTCAGAACATTTCCAACGACCGCGTTGGCGACCCGCGTGCCGGCACCCTGTCTTCCTCGCAGGAAGTCTACGGTCGTGGCCACATGGTGCGTCTGACCCAGCTGTGGATTCAGCACCAGTTCTTCGACAACAAACTCGACGTCAAGGCCGGTTACTTCGGTGAAGGCGAAGACTTCAACACCTTCCCGTGCGAATTCCAGAACCTGGCGTTCTGCGGCTCGCAGGTGGGTAACTGGGCGACCAACATCTGGTACAACTGGCCCGTCAGCCAGGCCGCGATCCGCGTGAAGTACAACATCAACGACGAGCTCTACGCGCAGATCGGCGCGTACAACCAGAACCCGTCGCAGCTGGAACACGGCAATGGCTTCAAGCTCAGCGGCAGCGGCACCGCCGGTACTGTGCTGCCAGTCGAGCTGGTCTGGTCGCCGAAGGTCAACAGCCTGCCGGGCGAATACCGCGTCGGTTACTACAAGAGCACGGCTGATGCCGCAGACGTCCGTGAGGACATCAACGGCAACGACGCTGCGACCACCGGTAATGCCTACCGCACCCACAGCAGCAAACACGGCTACTGGTTCGTTGCGCAACAGCAACTCACCAGCCACAACGGTGATGCTTCCCGCGGTCTGAACATCGCGGCCAACGCCACGTTCCACGACAAGGACACCAACTTCATCGACAACTACCAGTCGGTGATGTTTGTCTACAAAGGCCCGTTCGACGCCCGTCCGAAGGATGACGTCGGTATCGGTGCCGCGCGTATCCATGTCAACGACGACGTGAAGAAAAACGCCGAGCTGCTGAACGCCTCCAACGGTGTTTCGGACTACGACAATCCGGTGTTCTCGCCGATTCGCGAGACCGAATACAACTACGAGATCAACTACGGCTTCCACGTCACCAACTGGCTGACCGTGCGTCCGAACCTGCAATACATCACTCACCCGGGTGGTGTGGATCAGGTGGACAACGCTTTGGTCGCTGGCCTGAAAATTCAGTCTACGTTCTGA
- a CDS encoding ABC transporter ATP-binding protein, with amino-acid sequence MATLELRNVNKTYGAGLPDTLKNIELSIKDGEFLILVGPSGCGKSTLMNCIAGLETITGGAIMIGDQDVSGMSPKDRDIAMVFQSYALYPTMSVRENIEFGLKIRKMSQSAIDEEVARVAKLLQIEHLLNRKPGQLSGGQQQRVAMGRALARRPKIYLFDEPLSNLDAKLRVEMRTEMKLMHQRLKTTTVYVTHDQIEAMTLGDKVAVMKDGIIQQFGTPKEIYNDPANLFVASFIGSPPMNFIPLRLQRKDGRLVALLDSGQARCELPMAMQDAGLEDREVILGLRPEQIALANGEGNGLPSIKAEVQVTEPTGPDTLVFVNLNDTKVCCRLAPDVAPQVGETLTLQFDPSKVLLFDAKSGERLGVAGLPKTEAHSANVAQFKGR; translated from the coding sequence ATGGCTACGCTCGAACTTCGCAATGTAAACAAGACCTACGGTGCCGGCCTGCCGGACACCCTGAAGAACATCGAACTGTCGATCAAGGACGGTGAGTTCCTGATCCTCGTCGGGCCTTCGGGCTGCGGCAAGTCGACCCTGATGAACTGCATCGCCGGCCTGGAAACCATCACCGGCGGCGCGATCATGATCGGTGACCAGGACGTCAGCGGCATGAGCCCGAAAGATCGCGACATCGCCATGGTGTTCCAGTCCTACGCGCTGTACCCGACCATGAGCGTGCGCGAGAACATCGAGTTCGGTCTGAAGATCCGCAAGATGAGCCAGTCGGCCATCGACGAGGAGGTCGCCCGCGTGGCCAAGCTGCTGCAGATCGAGCACCTGCTCAATCGCAAGCCGGGCCAGCTCTCCGGTGGTCAGCAACAGCGCGTGGCGATGGGCCGTGCACTGGCGCGCCGACCGAAGATCTATCTGTTCGACGAACCGCTGTCCAACCTCGACGCCAAGTTGCGCGTCGAGATGCGCACCGAAATGAAACTGATGCACCAGCGCCTGAAAACCACCACGGTCTACGTGACCCACGACCAGATCGAAGCGATGACCCTGGGCGACAAGGTGGCGGTGATGAAGGACGGCATCATCCAGCAGTTCGGTACGCCGAAAGAGATCTACAACGACCCGGCCAACCTGTTCGTGGCGAGCTTCATCGGTTCGCCGCCGATGAACTTCATCCCGCTGCGCCTGCAACGCAAGGACGGCCGTCTGGTCGCGTTGCTCGACAGCGGCCAGGCCCGTTGCGAGCTGCCGATGGCGATGCAGGACGCCGGTCTTGAAGACCGCGAAGTGATCCTCGGCCTGCGCCCTGAGCAGATCGCGCTGGCGAACGGCGAGGGCAACGGCCTGCCGAGCATCAAGGCCGAAGTGCAGGTCACCGAGCCGACCGGTCCGGACACCCTGGTGTTCGTCAACCTCAACGACACCAAGGTCTGCTGCCGACTGGCGCCGGACGTGGCGCCGCAGGTGGGCGAGACCCTGACCCTGCAATTCGATCCGTCGAAAGTGCTGCTGTTCGACGCCAAGAGCGGGGAGCGCCTGGGGGTTGCGGGGCTGCCGAAGACTGAAGCGCACAGCGCCAACGTCGCGCAGTTCAAAGGTCGGTAA
- a CDS encoding carbohydrate ABC transporter permease, whose amino-acid sequence MTSLASKPAISLSRIAIYVVLILAVLLYLVPLVVMLLTSFKTPEDISTGNLLSWPTVVSGIGWVKAWATVDGYFWNSIKITVPAVIISTAIGALNGYVLSFWRFRGSQLFFGLLLFGCFLPFQTVLLPASFTLGKMGLASTTTGLVFIHVVYGLAFTTLFFRNYYVSIPDALIKAARLDGAGFFTIFRRIILPMSTPIIMVCLIWQFTQIWNDFLFGVVFSSGDSQPITVALNNLVNTSTGAKEYNVDMAAAMIAGLPTLLVYVVAGKYFVRGLTAGAVKG is encoded by the coding sequence ATGACTAGTCTCGCCTCCAAACCGGCCATCAGCCTGAGTCGCATCGCGATCTACGTGGTGCTGATCCTCGCGGTCCTGCTGTATCTGGTACCGCTGGTGGTCATGCTGCTGACCAGCTTCAAGACCCCGGAAGACATCTCCACCGGCAACCTGCTGAGCTGGCCGACCGTGGTCAGCGGCATCGGCTGGGTGAAAGCCTGGGCGACCGTCGATGGCTACTTCTGGAACTCGATCAAGATCACCGTGCCGGCCGTGATCATCTCCACCGCCATCGGTGCGTTGAACGGCTACGTGCTGTCGTTCTGGCGCTTCCGCGGTTCGCAGCTGTTCTTCGGCCTGCTGTTGTTCGGCTGCTTCCTGCCGTTCCAGACCGTGCTGCTGCCGGCGTCGTTCACCCTCGGCAAGATGGGTCTGGCGAGCACCACTACCGGCCTGGTGTTCATCCATGTGGTTTACGGTCTGGCGTTCACCACGCTGTTCTTCCGTAACTACTACGTGAGTATTCCGGATGCGCTGATCAAGGCGGCGCGCCTGGACGGTGCAGGGTTCTTCACCATCTTCCGCCGGATCATCCTGCCGATGTCGACCCCGATCATCATGGTTTGCCTGATCTGGCAGTTCACCCAGATCTGGAACGACTTCCTGTTCGGCGTGGTGTTCTCCAGCGGTGATTCGCAACCGATCACGGTGGCGCTGAACAACCTGGTCAACACCAGCACCGGGGCCAAGGAATACAACGTGGACATGGCGGCGGCGATGATCGCCGGGCTGCCGACCCTGCTGGTCTATGTGGTCGCAGGCAAGTATTTCGTGCGCGGGCTGACGGCCGGCGCAGTCAAGGGGTAA
- a CDS encoding carbohydrate ABC transporter permease, giving the protein MSSVAVFSKASPFDALQRWLPKLVLAPSMFIVLVGFYGYILWTFVLSFTTSTFLPNYKWAGLAQYARLFDNDRWWVASKNLAVFGGMFIGITLVIGVTLAIFLDQKIRREGFIRTIYLYPMALSMIVTGTAWKWLLNPGMGLDKLLRDWGWEGFRLDWLIDPDRVVYCLVIAAVWQASGFIMAMFLAGLRGVDQSIIRAAQIDGASMPRIYWKVVLPSLRPVFFSAVMILAHIAIKSFDLVAAMTAGGPGYSSDLPAMFMYSFTFSRGQMGMGSASAILMLGAILAIIVPYLYSELRTKRHD; this is encoded by the coding sequence ATGAGTTCTGTTGCTGTGTTCAGCAAGGCCTCGCCGTTCGACGCACTGCAGCGCTGGCTACCGAAACTGGTGCTGGCGCCGAGCATGTTCATCGTTCTGGTGGGCTTCTATGGCTATATCCTCTGGACGTTTGTCCTGTCGTTCACTACGTCGACCTTCCTGCCGAACTACAAGTGGGCAGGCCTGGCGCAATACGCGCGGCTGTTCGACAACGACCGCTGGTGGGTGGCGAGCAAGAACCTGGCCGTGTTCGGCGGCATGTTCATCGGCATTACCCTGGTGATCGGCGTGACGCTGGCGATTTTCCTCGACCAGAAAATCCGCCGCGAAGGCTTTATCCGCACCATTTACCTGTACCCGATGGCGCTCTCGATGATCGTCACCGGTACTGCGTGGAAATGGCTGCTCAACCCGGGCATGGGCCTGGACAAATTGCTGCGGGACTGGGGTTGGGAAGGCTTCCGTCTCGACTGGCTGATCGACCCGGATCGCGTGGTGTATTGCCTGGTGATCGCGGCGGTCTGGCAAGCCTCGGGCTTCATCATGGCGATGTTCCTCGCCGGCCTGCGTGGCGTTGATCAGTCGATCATCCGTGCCGCCCAGATCGACGGCGCGAGCATGCCGCGCATTTACTGGAAAGTGGTGCTGCCAAGCCTGCGTCCGGTGTTTTTCAGTGCAGTGATGATCCTGGCGCACATCGCGATCAAGAGCTTCGACCTGGTGGCGGCTATGACGGCCGGCGGCCCGGGTTATTCGTCCGATTTGCCGGCAATGTTCATGTACTCGTTCACGTTCAGTCGTGGGCAGATGGGCATGGGCTCGGCCAGTGCAATCCTGATGCTCGGTGCGATCCTCGCGATCATCGTGCCTTACCTGTACTCCGAGCTGAGGACCAAGCGTCATGACTAG
- a CDS encoding ABC transporter substrate-binding protein, translated as MNAISRLATVISVASLFPLAVLPLSVSAAESKGSVEVVHWWTSGGEKAAVDVLKAQVEKDGFTWKDGAVAGGGGATAMTVLKSRAVAGNPPGVAQIKGPDIQEWASTGLLDTDVLKDVSKSEKWDSLLDKKVSDTVKFEGDYVAVPVNIHRVNWLWINPEVFKKAGIEKAPTTLAEFYAAGDKLKAAGFIPLAHGGQPWQDSTVFEAVVLSVMGVDGYKKALVDLDNAALTGPEMVKALTELKKVATYMDQDGKGQDWNLEAAKVINGKAGMQIMGDWAKSEWTAAKKVAGKDYECVAFPGTDKAFTYNIDSLAVFKQKDAGTAAGQQDIAKVVLGENFQKVFSINKGSIPVRNDMLADMGKYGFDSCAQTAAKDFLADAKNGGLQPSMAHNMATTLAVQGAFFDVVTNFINDPKADPADAAKKLGTAIKAAK; from the coding sequence ATGAATGCGATTTCTCGCCTCGCTACTGTCATTTCTGTCGCCTCCCTGTTCCCGCTCGCTGTGCTGCCCCTGAGTGTTTCCGCTGCCGAATCCAAAGGTTCGGTGGAAGTCGTGCATTGGTGGACGTCCGGTGGCGAAAAAGCTGCCGTCGATGTGCTCAAGGCACAAGTCGAGAAAGACGGTTTCACCTGGAAAGACGGCGCTGTCGCCGGCGGTGGCGGTGCGACTGCCATGACCGTGTTGAAAAGCCGTGCGGTAGCCGGCAACCCGCCGGGCGTTGCTCAGATCAAAGGCCCGGACATCCAGGAATGGGCGTCGACCGGTCTGCTCGACACTGACGTCCTGAAAGACGTTTCCAAGTCCGAGAAGTGGGACAGCCTGCTCGACAAGAAAGTCTCCGACACCGTGAAGTTCGAAGGTGATTACGTGGCCGTGCCGGTGAACATTCACCGCGTGAACTGGCTGTGGATCAACCCGGAAGTCTTCAAGAAAGCCGGTATCGAAAAAGCCCCGACCACCCTCGCAGAATTCTACGCCGCCGGCGACAAGCTGAAAGCGGCGGGCTTCATCCCGCTGGCCCACGGCGGTCAGCCATGGCAGGACAGCACCGTGTTCGAAGCGGTCGTGCTGTCGGTGATGGGCGTTGATGGTTACAAGAAAGCCCTGGTCGACCTGGACAACGCTGCCCTGACCGGCCCGGAAATGGTCAAGGCCCTGACCGAACTGAAGAAAGTCGCGACCTACATGGACCAGGACGGCAAAGGCCAGGACTGGAATCTGGAAGCGGCCAAGGTCATCAACGGCAAGGCCGGCATGCAGATCATGGGTGACTGGGCCAAGTCCGAATGGACCGCCGCCAAGAAAGTCGCCGGCAAGGATTACGAGTGCGTAGCCTTCCCGGGCACCGACAAGGCGTTCACCTACAACATCGACTCGCTGGCCGTGTTCAAGCAGAAGGACGCGGGCACCGCGGCCGGTCAGCAGGACATCGCCAAAGTCGTGCTGGGTGAAAACTTCCAGAAAGTCTTCAGCATCAACAAGGGCTCGATCCCGGTGCGTAACGACATGCTCGCCGACATGGGCAAGTACGGTTTCGACTCCTGCGCGCAGACCGCTGCCAAGGACTTCCTGGCAGACGCCAAGAACGGCGGTCTGCAACCGAGCATGGCGCACAACATGGCGACCACGCTGGCGGTGCAGGGTGCGTTCTTTGATGTCGTGACCAACTTCATCAACGACCCGAAAGCCGACCCGGCTGACGCTGCGAAGAAACTCGGTACCGCCATCAAGGCTGCCAAGTAA
- a CDS encoding AGE family epimerase/isomerase, which yields MDHFNPGFSSWLNAPAHQQWLADEGLRLLAFAKASRLPEGFGNLDERGQLQAGAQAETMNTARMTHSFAMAHIQGLPGFAELVDHGIAALRGPLRDALHGGWFAVAEHRDGNTGKNAYLHAFVALAASSAVVAQRPGAQALLDDAIDIIDTYFWSEEEGAMREFFNRDWREEEAYRGANSNMHATEAFLALADVTEDPRWLVRAQRIVERVIHGHAAANDYLVVEHFDRSWQPLREYNHDNPADGFRPYGTTPGHGFEWARLLLHLEAARVQAGMLTPGWLATDAQKLFEQNCRHGWDVDGAPGIVYTLDWDNKAVVRHRLHWTHAEASAAASALLKRTGDAQYESWYRLFWEFCDTHFIDRCDGSWHHELDPQNRPSADIWAGKPDLYHAWQAVLIPRLPLAPSMASALAQLSRSVPV from the coding sequence ATGGATCACTTCAATCCGGGCTTCAGCAGTTGGCTGAATGCTCCTGCCCACCAGCAATGGCTCGCCGACGAAGGCCTGCGCCTGCTGGCATTTGCCAAGGCTTCGCGACTGCCCGAAGGCTTTGGCAATCTCGATGAGCGCGGCCAGCTCCAGGCCGGCGCGCAAGCCGAAACCATGAACACTGCGCGCATGACCCACAGCTTCGCCATGGCCCACATTCAGGGTCTGCCAGGATTCGCCGAGCTGGTCGATCACGGCATTGCGGCCCTGCGCGGTCCGTTGCGCGATGCGCTGCACGGCGGCTGGTTCGCTGTCGCCGAACACCGTGACGGCAACACCGGCAAGAACGCTTATCTGCATGCTTTCGTTGCCCTCGCGGCGAGTTCCGCCGTGGTCGCCCAGCGTCCCGGCGCGCAGGCGTTGCTGGATGACGCCATCGACATCATCGACACGTATTTCTGGAGCGAAGAAGAGGGCGCCATGCGCGAATTCTTCAACCGCGACTGGCGCGAAGAAGAAGCCTATCGCGGCGCCAACAGCAACATGCACGCCACCGAAGCGTTCCTTGCGCTGGCCGATGTCACCGAAGACCCGCGCTGGCTGGTGCGTGCGCAACGCATCGTCGAGCGGGTGATCCACGGTCACGCCGCCGCCAACGATTACCTGGTGGTCGAGCATTTCGACCGAAGCTGGCAACCGTTGCGCGAATACAATCATGACAATCCCGCCGACGGTTTCCGCCCGTACGGCACCACGCCGGGCCACGGCTTCGAGTGGGCGCGGCTGTTGCTGCACCTCGAAGCGGCGCGGGTCCAGGCCGGCATGCTCACGCCCGGCTGGCTGGCCACTGATGCGCAAAAGCTGTTCGAACAAAACTGCCGCCATGGCTGGGACGTCGATGGTGCGCCGGGCATCGTCTACACCCTCGACTGGGACAACAAGGCCGTGGTTCGCCATCGCCTGCACTGGACCCACGCAGAGGCCAGCGCTGCCGCCAGTGCCTTGCTCAAACGCACCGGCGATGCGCAATACGAAAGCTGGTATCGCCTGTTCTGGGAATTTTGCGATACGCATTTTATCGACCGCTGCGACGGCAGCTGGCATCACGAACTGGATCCGCAAAACCGTCCAAGTGCCGATATCTGGGCGGGCAAACCGGATCTGTACCACGCCTGGCAGGCCGTGCTGATTCCGCGTCTGCCGCTGGCGCCGAGCATGGCCAGTGCTCTGGCACAACTGTCCCGAAGCGTTCCTGTGTAA